Proteins encoded within one genomic window of Cucumis sativus cultivar 9930 chromosome 3, Cucumber_9930_V3, whole genome shotgun sequence:
- the LOC101216184 gene encoding G-type lectin S-receptor-like serine/threonine-protein kinase At4g27290 isoform X3: MANASPTLFLFLFLSLFLFLSPSTAVDFITSSQNLTYGDTLVSTKGFFELGFFTPGNSTNRYLGIWYKIIPVRTIVWVANRENPIRNSSAVAVLKINSTSSDLFLFENDAVVWFGKSLKPAKTPKLQLLDNGNLLLKDAESEETSWQSFDYPTDTLLPGMKLGWDFKNGIQRRLSAWKTSDDPSPGSLTMEMMNTSYPEPVMWNGSSEYMRSGPWNGLQFSAKPTSALPILVYSYVNNKSELSYSYELINSSLIGRMVLNQTILRREALLWSEPEKNWKPYAAMPRDYCDTYSVCGAFGSCDIEQVPACQCLFGFHPNVQEKWNLMDYTEGCVRNKPLNCSDKTGFAKLPGLKLPDTKQSWVNESMSLNECREKCLRNCSCVAFANTDIRGSGSGCAIWFGELVDIKVVRRGGQDLYVRMLASELETKKTSSVAVGVIVGAAALLILGLLLIGFYVIRSKRRKLEATGAGKDLEGQEDDLELPLFNLATISNATDNFSNFNKLGEGGFGAVFRGRLTDGKEIAVKRLSSYSRQGTDEFKNEVILIAKLQHRNLVKLLGCCIQGEEKMLIYEYMPNKSLDSFIFDSARKKLLDWSKRFNIICGVARGILYLHQDSRLRIIHRDLKASNVLLDIDLNPKISDFGMARTFGGDQTEGNTRRVVGTYGYMAPEYAIDGQFSIKSDVFSFGILMLEIISGEKNRGFFRPNHALNLIGHAWKLWNEGKPLELIDASIGESYALSEVLRCIHVSLLCLQQLPEDRPTMSNVVLMLSSEGSLAQPKQPGFYMERDSLEVFSVSGKNESSITNELTITLLEAR, translated from the exons ATGGCAAATGCTTCACCAACtctgtttctgtttctgtttctgtCTCTGTTTCTCTTCTTATCACCGTCTACGGCTGTTGATTTCATAACTTCCTCACAAAACCTTACCTATGGCGACACTCTCGTCTCCACAAAAGGCTTTTTCGAACTGGGTTTCTTTACCCCAGGAAATTCCACCAACCGTTACTTGGGAATTTGGTACAAAATCATCCCAGTTCGTACAATCGTTTGGGTCGCCAACAGAGAAAACCCCATCAGAAATTCTTCCGCCGTTGCTGTTCTCAAGATCAACTCTACCTCCAGCGATCTGTTCCTTTTCGAGAATGACGCTGTTGTTTGGTTTGGAAAATCGTTGAAACCAGCCAAAACTCCCAAGCTACAGCTCTTAGACAATGGAAATCTGTTGTTGAAAGACGCAGAATCTGAGGAAACTTCATGGCAAAGCTTTGATTACCCAACCGATACATTACTCCCCGGAATGAAACTCGGATGGGACTTCAAAAACGGAATCCAACGGCGATTATCCGCATGGAAAACCTCTGATGACCCATCTCCAGGGAGTTTAACGATGGAAATGATGAACACCAGCTACCCAGAACCAGTGATGTGGAATGGGTCGAGTGAGTACATGAGAAGCGGACCATGGAACGGTCTTCAATTCAGCGCAAAACCCACATCGGCGTTACCGATTTTAGTATACAGCTATGTAAACAACAAATCCGAGCTGAGTTACAGCTACGAGCTCATCAACTCTTCGTTAATCGGAAGAATGGTGTTGAACCAAACGATATTAAGAAGAGAAGCTTTGTTATGGTCTGAACCTGAGAAAAATTGGAAGCCCTATGCGGCTATGCCAAGGGATTACTGCGATACATATAGTGTTTGTGGTGCGTTTGGGAGCTGTGACATTGAGCAAGTTCCTGCTTGTCAATGTCTATTTGGATTTCATCCTAACGTACAAGAGAAATGGAATTTGATGGACTATACTGAAGGGTGTGTGAGGAATAAGCCTTTGAATTGTTCTGATAAAACTGGGTTTGCAAAGTTGCCAGGGTTGAAATTGCCTGATACAAAACAATCTTGGGTTAATGAAAGTATGAGTTTGAATGAATGTAGAGAAAAGTGTTTGAGGAATTGTTCTTGTGTGGCTTTTGCTAATACTGATATTAGAGGATCTGGGAGTGGTTGTGCTATTTGGTTTGGGGAACTTGTTGATATCAAAGTTGTTCGAAGAGGAGGCCAGGATTTGTATGTTAGAATGTTGGCTTCTGAATTGG AGACAAAGAAGACGAGTTCAGTTGCCGTCGGTGTTATTGTCGGAGCAGCGGCTCTATTGATTCTTGGTTTGCTTCTGATTGGGTTTTACGTGATcagaagcaaaagaagaaagctGGAAG CAACAGGTGCAGGAAAGGATCTTGAAGGGCAAGAAGACGATTTGGAGCTTCCATTATTCAACTTAGCTACAATATCAAATGCCACCgacaatttttcaaacttcaacAAGCTTGGAGAAGGTGGTTTTGGTGCAGTCTTTAGG GGTAGACTTACTGATGGGAAAGAAATTGCAGTTAAGAGGCTTTCAAGCTATTCAAGGCAAGGGACTGATGAATTCAAGAATGAAGTGATACTCATTGCCAAACTTCAACATAGAAATCTTGTAAAACTTTTGGGTTGTTGCATACAAGGAGAGGAAAAGATGTTGATTTATGAGTACATGCCTAATAAGAGTTTGGACTCCTTCATTTTTG ACTCTGCTAGAAAGAAGCTTTTAGATTGGTCGAAACGATTCAATATCATATGCGGAGTAGCTCGAGGTATTCTTTACCTTCATCAAGATTCGAGATTGAGGATTATACATAGGGATTTAAAAGCAAGCAATGTCTTGCTTGATATTGACCTAAATCCAAAAATCTCGGATTTTGGAATGGCTAGAACATTTGGTGGGGATCAAACCGAAGGAAATACTCGGAGAGTGGTCGGAACATA TGGGTATATGGCGCCAGAATACGCCATAGATGGACAATTTTCCATTAAGTCGGACGTTTTTAGTTTTGGAATTCTAATGTTGGAAATCATAAGtggagagaaaaatagagGTTTTTTCCGTCCTAACCACGCTCTCAACCTGATCGGCCAT GCATGGAAGTTATGGAATGAAGGAAAACCATTAGAGTTGATTGATGCAAGCATTGGAGAATCATATGCATTATCAGAAGTGTTGAGATGCATACATGTTAGTCTTTTGTGCTTGCAACAACTACCTGAAGATCGGCCAACCATGTCAAATGTAGTCTTAATGCTAAGTAGTGAGGGCTCATTGGCACAGCCAAAGCAACCAGGTTTCTACATGGAAAGAGATTCTCTTGAAGTATTTTCTGTTTCTGGCAAGAATGAATCTTCTATTACAAATGAATTAACTATTACCCTTTTGGAGGCTAGATAA
- the LOC101216184 gene encoding G-type lectin S-receptor-like serine/threonine-protein kinase At4g27290 isoform X2 — protein sequence MANASPTLFLFLFLSLFLFLSPSTAVDFITSSQNLTYGDTLVSTKGFFELGFFTPGNSTNRYLGIWYKIIPVRTIVWVANRENPIRNSSAVAVLKINSTSSDLFLFENDAVVWFGKSLKPAKTPKLQLLDNGNLLLKDAESEETSWQSFDYPTDTLLPGMKLGWDFKNGIQRRLSAWKTSDDPSPGSLTMEMMNTSYPEPVMWNGSSEYMRSGPWNGLQFSAKPTSALPILVYSYVNNKSELSYSYELINSSLIGRMVLNQTILRREALLWSEPEKNWKPYAAMPRDYCDTYSVCGAFGSCDIEQVPACQCLFGFHPNVQEKWNLMDYTEGCVRNKPLNCSDKTGFAKLPGLKLPDTKQSWVNESMSLNECREKCLRNCSCVAFANTDIRGSGSGCAIWFGELVDIKVVRRGGQDLYVRMLASELETKKTSSVAVGVIVGAAALLILGLLLIGFYVIRSKRRKLEGNRAVWNDFLIGAGKDLEGQEDDLELPLFNLATISNATDNFSNFNKLGEGGFGAVFRGRLTDGKEIAVKRLSSYSRQGTDEFKNEVILIAKLQHRNLVKLLGCCIQGEEKMLIYEYMPNKSLDSFIFDSARKKLLDWSKRFNIICGVARGILYLHQDSRLRIIHRDLKASNVLLDIDLNPKISDFGMARTFGGDQTEGNTRRVVGTYGYMAPEYAIDGQFSIKSDVFSFGILMLEIISGEKNRGFFRPNHALNLIGHAWKLWNEGKPLELIDASIGESYALSEVLRCIHVSLLCLQQLPEDRPTMSNVVLMLSSEGSLAQPKQPGFYMERDSLEVFSVSGKNESSITNELTITLLEAR from the exons ATGGCAAATGCTTCACCAACtctgtttctgtttctgtttctgtCTCTGTTTCTCTTCTTATCACCGTCTACGGCTGTTGATTTCATAACTTCCTCACAAAACCTTACCTATGGCGACACTCTCGTCTCCACAAAAGGCTTTTTCGAACTGGGTTTCTTTACCCCAGGAAATTCCACCAACCGTTACTTGGGAATTTGGTACAAAATCATCCCAGTTCGTACAATCGTTTGGGTCGCCAACAGAGAAAACCCCATCAGAAATTCTTCCGCCGTTGCTGTTCTCAAGATCAACTCTACCTCCAGCGATCTGTTCCTTTTCGAGAATGACGCTGTTGTTTGGTTTGGAAAATCGTTGAAACCAGCCAAAACTCCCAAGCTACAGCTCTTAGACAATGGAAATCTGTTGTTGAAAGACGCAGAATCTGAGGAAACTTCATGGCAAAGCTTTGATTACCCAACCGATACATTACTCCCCGGAATGAAACTCGGATGGGACTTCAAAAACGGAATCCAACGGCGATTATCCGCATGGAAAACCTCTGATGACCCATCTCCAGGGAGTTTAACGATGGAAATGATGAACACCAGCTACCCAGAACCAGTGATGTGGAATGGGTCGAGTGAGTACATGAGAAGCGGACCATGGAACGGTCTTCAATTCAGCGCAAAACCCACATCGGCGTTACCGATTTTAGTATACAGCTATGTAAACAACAAATCCGAGCTGAGTTACAGCTACGAGCTCATCAACTCTTCGTTAATCGGAAGAATGGTGTTGAACCAAACGATATTAAGAAGAGAAGCTTTGTTATGGTCTGAACCTGAGAAAAATTGGAAGCCCTATGCGGCTATGCCAAGGGATTACTGCGATACATATAGTGTTTGTGGTGCGTTTGGGAGCTGTGACATTGAGCAAGTTCCTGCTTGTCAATGTCTATTTGGATTTCATCCTAACGTACAAGAGAAATGGAATTTGATGGACTATACTGAAGGGTGTGTGAGGAATAAGCCTTTGAATTGTTCTGATAAAACTGGGTTTGCAAAGTTGCCAGGGTTGAAATTGCCTGATACAAAACAATCTTGGGTTAATGAAAGTATGAGTTTGAATGAATGTAGAGAAAAGTGTTTGAGGAATTGTTCTTGTGTGGCTTTTGCTAATACTGATATTAGAGGATCTGGGAGTGGTTGTGCTATTTGGTTTGGGGAACTTGTTGATATCAAAGTTGTTCGAAGAGGAGGCCAGGATTTGTATGTTAGAATGTTGGCTTCTGAATTGG AGACAAAGAAGACGAGTTCAGTTGCCGTCGGTGTTATTGTCGGAGCAGCGGCTCTATTGATTCTTGGTTTGCTTCTGATTGGGTTTTACGTGATcagaagcaaaagaagaaagctGGAAGGTAATAGAGCTGTTTGGAATGATTTTCTAATTG GTGCAGGAAAGGATCTTGAAGGGCAAGAAGACGATTTGGAGCTTCCATTATTCAACTTAGCTACAATATCAAATGCCACCgacaatttttcaaacttcaacAAGCTTGGAGAAGGTGGTTTTGGTGCAGTCTTTAGG GGTAGACTTACTGATGGGAAAGAAATTGCAGTTAAGAGGCTTTCAAGCTATTCAAGGCAAGGGACTGATGAATTCAAGAATGAAGTGATACTCATTGCCAAACTTCAACATAGAAATCTTGTAAAACTTTTGGGTTGTTGCATACAAGGAGAGGAAAAGATGTTGATTTATGAGTACATGCCTAATAAGAGTTTGGACTCCTTCATTTTTG ACTCTGCTAGAAAGAAGCTTTTAGATTGGTCGAAACGATTCAATATCATATGCGGAGTAGCTCGAGGTATTCTTTACCTTCATCAAGATTCGAGATTGAGGATTATACATAGGGATTTAAAAGCAAGCAATGTCTTGCTTGATATTGACCTAAATCCAAAAATCTCGGATTTTGGAATGGCTAGAACATTTGGTGGGGATCAAACCGAAGGAAATACTCGGAGAGTGGTCGGAACATA TGGGTATATGGCGCCAGAATACGCCATAGATGGACAATTTTCCATTAAGTCGGACGTTTTTAGTTTTGGAATTCTAATGTTGGAAATCATAAGtggagagaaaaatagagGTTTTTTCCGTCCTAACCACGCTCTCAACCTGATCGGCCAT GCATGGAAGTTATGGAATGAAGGAAAACCATTAGAGTTGATTGATGCAAGCATTGGAGAATCATATGCATTATCAGAAGTGTTGAGATGCATACATGTTAGTCTTTTGTGCTTGCAACAACTACCTGAAGATCGGCCAACCATGTCAAATGTAGTCTTAATGCTAAGTAGTGAGGGCTCATTGGCACAGCCAAAGCAACCAGGTTTCTACATGGAAAGAGATTCTCTTGAAGTATTTTCTGTTTCTGGCAAGAATGAATCTTCTATTACAAATGAATTAACTATTACCCTTTTGGAGGCTAGATAA
- the LOC101216184 gene encoding G-type lectin S-receptor-like serine/threonine-protein kinase At4g27290 isoform X4 produces the protein MANASPTLFLFLFLSLFLFLSPSTAVDFITSSQNLTYGDTLVSTKGFFELGFFTPGNSTNRYLGIWYKIIPVRTIVWVANRENPIRNSSAVAVLKINSTSSDLFLFENDAVVWFGKSLKPAKTPKLQLLDNGNLLLKDAESEETSWQSFDYPTDTLLPGMKLGWDFKNGIQRRLSAWKTSDDPSPGSLTMEMMNTSYPEPVMWNGSSEYMRSGPWNGLQFSAKPTSALPILVYSYVNNKSELSYSYELINSSLIGRMVLNQTILRREALLWSEPEKNWKPYAAMPRDYCDTYSVCGAFGSCDIEQVPACQCLFGFHPNVQEKWNLMDYTEGCVRNKPLNCSDKTGFAKLPGLKLPDTKQSWVNESMSLNECREKCLRNCSCVAFANTDIRGSGSGCAIWFGELVDIKVVRRGGQDLYVRMLASELETKKTSSVAVGVIVGAAALLILGLLLIGFYVIRSKRRKLEGAGKDLEGQEDDLELPLFNLATISNATDNFSNFNKLGEGGFGAVFRGRLTDGKEIAVKRLSSYSRQGTDEFKNEVILIAKLQHRNLVKLLGCCIQGEEKMLIYEYMPNKSLDSFIFDSARKKLLDWSKRFNIICGVARGILYLHQDSRLRIIHRDLKASNVLLDIDLNPKISDFGMARTFGGDQTEGNTRRVVGTYGYMAPEYAIDGQFSIKSDVFSFGILMLEIISGEKNRGFFRPNHALNLIGHAWKLWNEGKPLELIDASIGESYALSEVLRCIHVSLLCLQQLPEDRPTMSNVVLMLSSEGSLAQPKQPGFYMERDSLEVFSVSGKNESSITNELTITLLEAR, from the exons ATGGCAAATGCTTCACCAACtctgtttctgtttctgtttctgtCTCTGTTTCTCTTCTTATCACCGTCTACGGCTGTTGATTTCATAACTTCCTCACAAAACCTTACCTATGGCGACACTCTCGTCTCCACAAAAGGCTTTTTCGAACTGGGTTTCTTTACCCCAGGAAATTCCACCAACCGTTACTTGGGAATTTGGTACAAAATCATCCCAGTTCGTACAATCGTTTGGGTCGCCAACAGAGAAAACCCCATCAGAAATTCTTCCGCCGTTGCTGTTCTCAAGATCAACTCTACCTCCAGCGATCTGTTCCTTTTCGAGAATGACGCTGTTGTTTGGTTTGGAAAATCGTTGAAACCAGCCAAAACTCCCAAGCTACAGCTCTTAGACAATGGAAATCTGTTGTTGAAAGACGCAGAATCTGAGGAAACTTCATGGCAAAGCTTTGATTACCCAACCGATACATTACTCCCCGGAATGAAACTCGGATGGGACTTCAAAAACGGAATCCAACGGCGATTATCCGCATGGAAAACCTCTGATGACCCATCTCCAGGGAGTTTAACGATGGAAATGATGAACACCAGCTACCCAGAACCAGTGATGTGGAATGGGTCGAGTGAGTACATGAGAAGCGGACCATGGAACGGTCTTCAATTCAGCGCAAAACCCACATCGGCGTTACCGATTTTAGTATACAGCTATGTAAACAACAAATCCGAGCTGAGTTACAGCTACGAGCTCATCAACTCTTCGTTAATCGGAAGAATGGTGTTGAACCAAACGATATTAAGAAGAGAAGCTTTGTTATGGTCTGAACCTGAGAAAAATTGGAAGCCCTATGCGGCTATGCCAAGGGATTACTGCGATACATATAGTGTTTGTGGTGCGTTTGGGAGCTGTGACATTGAGCAAGTTCCTGCTTGTCAATGTCTATTTGGATTTCATCCTAACGTACAAGAGAAATGGAATTTGATGGACTATACTGAAGGGTGTGTGAGGAATAAGCCTTTGAATTGTTCTGATAAAACTGGGTTTGCAAAGTTGCCAGGGTTGAAATTGCCTGATACAAAACAATCTTGGGTTAATGAAAGTATGAGTTTGAATGAATGTAGAGAAAAGTGTTTGAGGAATTGTTCTTGTGTGGCTTTTGCTAATACTGATATTAGAGGATCTGGGAGTGGTTGTGCTATTTGGTTTGGGGAACTTGTTGATATCAAAGTTGTTCGAAGAGGAGGCCAGGATTTGTATGTTAGAATGTTGGCTTCTGAATTGG AGACAAAGAAGACGAGTTCAGTTGCCGTCGGTGTTATTGTCGGAGCAGCGGCTCTATTGATTCTTGGTTTGCTTCTGATTGGGTTTTACGTGATcagaagcaaaagaagaaagctGGAAG GTGCAGGAAAGGATCTTGAAGGGCAAGAAGACGATTTGGAGCTTCCATTATTCAACTTAGCTACAATATCAAATGCCACCgacaatttttcaaacttcaacAAGCTTGGAGAAGGTGGTTTTGGTGCAGTCTTTAGG GGTAGACTTACTGATGGGAAAGAAATTGCAGTTAAGAGGCTTTCAAGCTATTCAAGGCAAGGGACTGATGAATTCAAGAATGAAGTGATACTCATTGCCAAACTTCAACATAGAAATCTTGTAAAACTTTTGGGTTGTTGCATACAAGGAGAGGAAAAGATGTTGATTTATGAGTACATGCCTAATAAGAGTTTGGACTCCTTCATTTTTG ACTCTGCTAGAAAGAAGCTTTTAGATTGGTCGAAACGATTCAATATCATATGCGGAGTAGCTCGAGGTATTCTTTACCTTCATCAAGATTCGAGATTGAGGATTATACATAGGGATTTAAAAGCAAGCAATGTCTTGCTTGATATTGACCTAAATCCAAAAATCTCGGATTTTGGAATGGCTAGAACATTTGGTGGGGATCAAACCGAAGGAAATACTCGGAGAGTGGTCGGAACATA TGGGTATATGGCGCCAGAATACGCCATAGATGGACAATTTTCCATTAAGTCGGACGTTTTTAGTTTTGGAATTCTAATGTTGGAAATCATAAGtggagagaaaaatagagGTTTTTTCCGTCCTAACCACGCTCTCAACCTGATCGGCCAT GCATGGAAGTTATGGAATGAAGGAAAACCATTAGAGTTGATTGATGCAAGCATTGGAGAATCATATGCATTATCAGAAGTGTTGAGATGCATACATGTTAGTCTTTTGTGCTTGCAACAACTACCTGAAGATCGGCCAACCATGTCAAATGTAGTCTTAATGCTAAGTAGTGAGGGCTCATTGGCACAGCCAAAGCAACCAGGTTTCTACATGGAAAGAGATTCTCTTGAAGTATTTTCTGTTTCTGGCAAGAATGAATCTTCTATTACAAATGAATTAACTATTACCCTTTTGGAGGCTAGATAA
- the LOC101216184 gene encoding G-type lectin S-receptor-like serine/threonine-protein kinase At4g27290 isoform X1, with product MANASPTLFLFLFLSLFLFLSPSTAVDFITSSQNLTYGDTLVSTKGFFELGFFTPGNSTNRYLGIWYKIIPVRTIVWVANRENPIRNSSAVAVLKINSTSSDLFLFENDAVVWFGKSLKPAKTPKLQLLDNGNLLLKDAESEETSWQSFDYPTDTLLPGMKLGWDFKNGIQRRLSAWKTSDDPSPGSLTMEMMNTSYPEPVMWNGSSEYMRSGPWNGLQFSAKPTSALPILVYSYVNNKSELSYSYELINSSLIGRMVLNQTILRREALLWSEPEKNWKPYAAMPRDYCDTYSVCGAFGSCDIEQVPACQCLFGFHPNVQEKWNLMDYTEGCVRNKPLNCSDKTGFAKLPGLKLPDTKQSWVNESMSLNECREKCLRNCSCVAFANTDIRGSGSGCAIWFGELVDIKVVRRGGQDLYVRMLASELETKKTSSVAVGVIVGAAALLILGLLLIGFYVIRSKRRKLEGNRAVWNDFLIATGAGKDLEGQEDDLELPLFNLATISNATDNFSNFNKLGEGGFGAVFRGRLTDGKEIAVKRLSSYSRQGTDEFKNEVILIAKLQHRNLVKLLGCCIQGEEKMLIYEYMPNKSLDSFIFDSARKKLLDWSKRFNIICGVARGILYLHQDSRLRIIHRDLKASNVLLDIDLNPKISDFGMARTFGGDQTEGNTRRVVGTYGYMAPEYAIDGQFSIKSDVFSFGILMLEIISGEKNRGFFRPNHALNLIGHAWKLWNEGKPLELIDASIGESYALSEVLRCIHVSLLCLQQLPEDRPTMSNVVLMLSSEGSLAQPKQPGFYMERDSLEVFSVSGKNESSITNELTITLLEAR from the exons ATGGCAAATGCTTCACCAACtctgtttctgtttctgtttctgtCTCTGTTTCTCTTCTTATCACCGTCTACGGCTGTTGATTTCATAACTTCCTCACAAAACCTTACCTATGGCGACACTCTCGTCTCCACAAAAGGCTTTTTCGAACTGGGTTTCTTTACCCCAGGAAATTCCACCAACCGTTACTTGGGAATTTGGTACAAAATCATCCCAGTTCGTACAATCGTTTGGGTCGCCAACAGAGAAAACCCCATCAGAAATTCTTCCGCCGTTGCTGTTCTCAAGATCAACTCTACCTCCAGCGATCTGTTCCTTTTCGAGAATGACGCTGTTGTTTGGTTTGGAAAATCGTTGAAACCAGCCAAAACTCCCAAGCTACAGCTCTTAGACAATGGAAATCTGTTGTTGAAAGACGCAGAATCTGAGGAAACTTCATGGCAAAGCTTTGATTACCCAACCGATACATTACTCCCCGGAATGAAACTCGGATGGGACTTCAAAAACGGAATCCAACGGCGATTATCCGCATGGAAAACCTCTGATGACCCATCTCCAGGGAGTTTAACGATGGAAATGATGAACACCAGCTACCCAGAACCAGTGATGTGGAATGGGTCGAGTGAGTACATGAGAAGCGGACCATGGAACGGTCTTCAATTCAGCGCAAAACCCACATCGGCGTTACCGATTTTAGTATACAGCTATGTAAACAACAAATCCGAGCTGAGTTACAGCTACGAGCTCATCAACTCTTCGTTAATCGGAAGAATGGTGTTGAACCAAACGATATTAAGAAGAGAAGCTTTGTTATGGTCTGAACCTGAGAAAAATTGGAAGCCCTATGCGGCTATGCCAAGGGATTACTGCGATACATATAGTGTTTGTGGTGCGTTTGGGAGCTGTGACATTGAGCAAGTTCCTGCTTGTCAATGTCTATTTGGATTTCATCCTAACGTACAAGAGAAATGGAATTTGATGGACTATACTGAAGGGTGTGTGAGGAATAAGCCTTTGAATTGTTCTGATAAAACTGGGTTTGCAAAGTTGCCAGGGTTGAAATTGCCTGATACAAAACAATCTTGGGTTAATGAAAGTATGAGTTTGAATGAATGTAGAGAAAAGTGTTTGAGGAATTGTTCTTGTGTGGCTTTTGCTAATACTGATATTAGAGGATCTGGGAGTGGTTGTGCTATTTGGTTTGGGGAACTTGTTGATATCAAAGTTGTTCGAAGAGGAGGCCAGGATTTGTATGTTAGAATGTTGGCTTCTGAATTGG AGACAAAGAAGACGAGTTCAGTTGCCGTCGGTGTTATTGTCGGAGCAGCGGCTCTATTGATTCTTGGTTTGCTTCTGATTGGGTTTTACGTGATcagaagcaaaagaagaaagctGGAAGGTAATAGAGCTGTTTGGAATGATTTTCTAATTG CAACAGGTGCAGGAAAGGATCTTGAAGGGCAAGAAGACGATTTGGAGCTTCCATTATTCAACTTAGCTACAATATCAAATGCCACCgacaatttttcaaacttcaacAAGCTTGGAGAAGGTGGTTTTGGTGCAGTCTTTAGG GGTAGACTTACTGATGGGAAAGAAATTGCAGTTAAGAGGCTTTCAAGCTATTCAAGGCAAGGGACTGATGAATTCAAGAATGAAGTGATACTCATTGCCAAACTTCAACATAGAAATCTTGTAAAACTTTTGGGTTGTTGCATACAAGGAGAGGAAAAGATGTTGATTTATGAGTACATGCCTAATAAGAGTTTGGACTCCTTCATTTTTG ACTCTGCTAGAAAGAAGCTTTTAGATTGGTCGAAACGATTCAATATCATATGCGGAGTAGCTCGAGGTATTCTTTACCTTCATCAAGATTCGAGATTGAGGATTATACATAGGGATTTAAAAGCAAGCAATGTCTTGCTTGATATTGACCTAAATCCAAAAATCTCGGATTTTGGAATGGCTAGAACATTTGGTGGGGATCAAACCGAAGGAAATACTCGGAGAGTGGTCGGAACATA TGGGTATATGGCGCCAGAATACGCCATAGATGGACAATTTTCCATTAAGTCGGACGTTTTTAGTTTTGGAATTCTAATGTTGGAAATCATAAGtggagagaaaaatagagGTTTTTTCCGTCCTAACCACGCTCTCAACCTGATCGGCCAT GCATGGAAGTTATGGAATGAAGGAAAACCATTAGAGTTGATTGATGCAAGCATTGGAGAATCATATGCATTATCAGAAGTGTTGAGATGCATACATGTTAGTCTTTTGTGCTTGCAACAACTACCTGAAGATCGGCCAACCATGTCAAATGTAGTCTTAATGCTAAGTAGTGAGGGCTCATTGGCACAGCCAAAGCAACCAGGTTTCTACATGGAAAGAGATTCTCTTGAAGTATTTTCTGTTTCTGGCAAGAATGAATCTTCTATTACAAATGAATTAACTATTACCCTTTTGGAGGCTAGATAA